From a single Rutidosis leptorrhynchoides isolate AG116_Rl617_1_P2 chromosome 5, CSIRO_AGI_Rlap_v1, whole genome shotgun sequence genomic region:
- the LOC139849910 gene encoding 11-beta-hydroxysteroid dehydrogenase-like 4A yields the protein MYETYLNNNFIDALAYYILVLLIILTSPCLFIWELITTIRSCFKPNENVSEKVVLITGASKGIGEFMAYEYAKRGACLSLVSIKEPDSRLEQVADRARELGSPDVIFMFADVSSVEECRMFVDDTVKHFGRLDHLVCNAGVAYLYSTEIDVTKFEPVMDINFWGSVYPTHFAIPHLMETNGKIIVNASVAGVVHPPRGGFYNASKAALIAFYEALRFEVSPTITITILTLGFINTDIITAKYSTHGAGVHLRKDIRAMFPSMEAEPCTKAILDGVCKGATAITEPRFMKATFLINCLFPGLRSYYFNNLFPSDKDD from the exons ATGTATGAAACCTATCTCAATAATAACTTCATAGATGCACTTGCTTATTACATTTTAGTCTTGCTTATAATTCTCACTTCACCCTGTCTTTTCATTTGGGAACTAATTACTACCATCCGATCATGTTTCAAACCTAACGAGAATGTATCAGAAAAAGTGGTCTTGATCACCGGTGCTTCGAAAGGAATAGGAGAG TTCATGGCTTATGAATATGCAAAGCGAGGTGCATGTTTATCGCTTGTATCAATAAAAGAACCAGATAGTCGACTCGAGCAAGTAGCGGATAGGGCTCGTGAACTCGGTTCTCCAGACGTTATTTTCATGTTTGCTGATGTATCGAGTGTTGAAGAGTGTAGGATGTTCGTGGATGACACGGTTAAACATTTTGGTCGTT TGGATCATCTTGTTTGTAATGCAGGAGTCGCTTACTTATATTCTACAGAAATTGATGTCACCAAATTTGAACCTGTTATG GACATTAATTTTTGGGGATCGGTATATCCAACTCATTTTGCGATCCCACACCTCATGGAAACCAATGGAAAGATCATCGTTAATGCCTCTGTTGCCGGAGTAGTACACCCACCAAGAGGCGGCTTCTACAAT GCAAGTAAAGCAGCATTGATCGCCTTTTACGAGGCACTAAGATTCGAAGTAtctccaacaataacaataacaatcttgacACTCGGGTTCATAAACACAGACATCATAACAGCCAAGTATTCAACCCATGGTGCTGGTGTTCATCTAAGAAAA GATATAAGGGCCATGTTTCCATCAATGGAGGCTGAACCGTGCACGAAAGCTATTTTAGATGGAGTATGCAAAGGAGCAACGGCGATAACAGAACCGAGGTTTATGAAGGCAACCTTCTTGATTAATTGCTTGTTCCCAGGACTACGTAGTTACTACTTCAATAATCTGTTTCCATCAGATAAGGATGACTGA